A part of Phoenix dactylifera cultivar Barhee BC4 chromosome 2, palm_55x_up_171113_PBpolish2nd_filt_p, whole genome shotgun sequence genomic DNA contains:
- the LOC120109935 gene encoding glucan endo-1,3-beta-glucosidase 11-like gives MSVHYLLPFVLALLLELVLRAPWCSATSASLVGVNYGRVANNLPSLEMVPRLVSSIGIGRVRLYDADPATIRAFASTGIELVVEIPDSSLPKVAADAGEALTWVQSNIQAYLPAVKIGFLTVGNEVLTSNNTALPPLLLPAMDNLHSALASLGLDRQIAVTTTHSLAILGDSYPPSTAAFRPDLLPLVSPILAFHARTGSPFFVNAYPYFAYKKDPSRVALDYALLQPGAAAVADQGSGLRYSNLLHAQVDAVYHAIAAAGTTKGVEVRVSETGWPSAGDADEAGATAENAAKYNGNLMKLVAEGKGTPLVPKVPLWAYVFALFNENLKPGPASERNYGLFKPDGTPAYQLGFTLDNSTIGGGGGGGRGGVGGGVGGGYDSSGDFSGASSSGYYGISAVATDEWLWRRSVDAVMASILFLLLKLF, from the exons ATGTCCGTCCATTATCTGCTTCCTTTCGTGCTTGCTTTACTGCTCGAGCTAGTTCTCCGGGCTCCGTGGTGCTCGGCCACCTCGGCGTCTCTGGTGGGCGTCAACTACGGCCGGGTCGCCAACAATTTACCCTCGCTGGAGATGGTGCCCCGCCTCGTCTCCTCCATCGGCATCGGCCGCGTGCGCCTCTACGACGCCGACCCCGCCACCATCCGTGCCTTTGCCAGCACCGGCATTGAGCTCGTCGTCGAAATCCCCGACAGCAGCCTCCCTAAAGTCGCCGCCGACGCCGGCGAGGCCCTGACCTGGGTCCAGTCCAACATCCAGGCCTACCTCCCGGCAGTCAAGATCGGCTTCCTCACCGTCGGCAACGAGGTCCTCACCAGCAACAACACCGCCCTCCCCCCCTTACTCCTCCCGGCCATGGACAACCTCCACTCCGCCCTCGCCTCCCTCGGCCTCGACCGCCAGATCGCCGTCACGACCACCCACTCCCTCGCCATCCTCGGCGACTCCTACCCGCCCTCCACCGCCGCCTTCCGCCCCGACCTCCTCCCCCTCGTCTCCCCCATCCTCGCCTTCCACGCCCGCACCGGCTCCCCCTTTTTCGTCAACGCGTACCCGTACTTCGCTTACAAGAAGGACCCCTCCCGCGTTGCCCTCGACTACGCCCTCCTCCAGCCAGgcgccgccgccgtcgccgaCCAGGGGTCCGGCCTCCGGTACTCCAATCTCCTCCACGCCCAGGTCGACGCCGTCTACCACGCCATCGCCGCCGCCGGCACGACGAAAGGGGTCGAGGTGAGAGTCTCTGAGACCGGGTGGCCGTCGGCCGGCGACGCCGACGAGGCGGGGGCGACGGCGGAGAACGCGGCCAAGTACAACGGGAATTTGATGAAGCTGGTGGCGGAGGGGAAGGGGACGCCCCTCGTGCCGAAGGTGCCGCTGTGGGCGTACGTGTTTGCGCTCTTCAACGAGAACCTGAAGCCCGGCCCGGCGTCGGAGAGGAACTACGGGCTGTTCAAGCCCGACGGGACGCCGGCGTACCAGCTTGGCTTCACGCTCGACAACTCCACcatcggcggcggcggcggcggcggccgcggagGAGTTGGTGGCGGTGTTGGTGGTGGTTATGACTCGAGCGGGGACTTCTCCGGCGCGTCGTCATCCGGTTATTACGGCATTTCGGCAGTGGCGACG GACGAGTGGCTGTGGCGAAGAAGTGTGGATGCTGTGATGGCTAGCATCCTATTTTTGTTATTGAAATTATTCTAG